In one Chloroflexota bacterium genomic region, the following are encoded:
- a CDS encoding cytochrome c3 family protein: MNLTRTLVVLISAIVTLTIAGILFALPTDAQGPAFGATYVKSETCKTCHQGIYDTFMKSGHPWKVNKVVDGKPPTLPFTKIEKLPEGYTWNDISYVIGGYNWKYRFMDKQGYIITDKPGATVSDTNYLNQWNFTNPAAGKDAAWSKYNSGTKNLKYDCGTCHTTGYKPTGSQDNLPGIVGTWSETGIQCEACHGPGSLHAANPYGVALKVDRDPELCGKCHRRSDITVIDAKSGLIDHHEQYEEFYQSKHLSLKCVDCHNPHQGVVHLRQANKQTTRTLCENCHFKEARNQASAAHLAIKVACADCHMPRMIGSSASVDAAKFVGDIRVHMFAIDPEATAQFTSDGKAVVSQITLDFACKSCHVQGGKASVKTNDELKAKAKNYHAPK, translated from the coding sequence ATGAATCTCACAAGAACCCTCGTCGTTCTGATTTCCGCGATTGTCACTCTGACCATCGCGGGAATCTTGTTCGCACTTCCGACGGACGCGCAGGGACCGGCATTTGGCGCAACATACGTCAAATCGGAAACCTGCAAGACCTGTCATCAAGGCATCTACGACACGTTTATGAAATCGGGACACCCGTGGAAAGTGAACAAGGTCGTAGATGGCAAACCGCCCACGCTGCCCTTTACCAAAATCGAAAAACTTCCAGAAGGATATACCTGGAATGACATTTCGTACGTCATCGGCGGCTACAACTGGAAGTATCGCTTTATGGATAAACAGGGTTACATCATCACAGACAAACCCGGCGCGACCGTCAGCGATACGAATTATTTGAACCAGTGGAACTTTACCAACCCCGCGGCTGGCAAAGACGCGGCGTGGAGCAAGTACAACTCTGGCACTAAGAACTTGAAGTACGATTGCGGTACCTGCCACACGACCGGTTACAAGCCGACCGGCAGTCAGGACAATCTGCCTGGCATCGTCGGCACGTGGAGTGAAACTGGGATCCAGTGCGAAGCGTGTCACGGTCCCGGCAGTTTGCACGCCGCGAATCCCTACGGCGTCGCGCTGAAAGTGGATCGCGATCCGGAGTTGTGCGGCAAGTGTCACCGCCGTAGCGACATCACGGTCATTGATGCAAAGAGCGGTTTGATAGATCACCACGAACAGTACGAAGAATTCTATCAAAGCAAGCACCTCTCGCTCAAGTGCGTGGATTGCCACAATCCGCATCAAGGCGTCGTGCACTTGCGTCAAGCGAACAAGCAAACGACGCGCACGTTGTGCGAGAACTGCCACTTTAAGGAAGCGCGCAATCAAGCGTCTGCCGCGCACCTCGCGATCAAGGTCGCGTGCGCGGATTGCCACATGCCGCGCATGATCGGTTCGAGCGCGTCCGTGGATGCCGCCAAGTTTGTAGGCGACATTCGCGTGCACATGTTCGCGATTGATCCGGAAGCCACCGCCCAATTCACGTCGGATGGCAAGGCAGTCGTTTCGCAAATCACGCTCGACTTTGCGTGCAAGTCGTGCCATGTTCAAGGCGGCAAAGCAAGCGTCAAAACCAACGACGAATTGAAAGCCAAAGCCAAGAACTATCACGCCCCGAAATAG
- a CDS encoding sensor histidine kinase → MGEFFQLNREIVFFIYGQAFFVLGLAVALQSFKHSEIALARHLGLLALFGIVHGVYEWGAVFIPIQRAYLSPDGINALRLVRLLLEAISFFALFQFGVALSMPSARAAPLGLFTLWALVGAGALIVAPMDWTESFDLGDILARYLLGVPGAFAAAWGLNLQARQAQRMNLARIARYFRGAAFAFAGYGFLCAITPRANFFPASVLNYDLFNQNLGVSAAVFRALCGISIAYLIIRGLEIFSVETEHQLEEAAQTRAVSADRERIGRELHDGIIQALYGAGLMLEDAALSLDGHAPPAKEKINHVIGMLNQTIRDLRSYILDLRRETGATDCAADLGELARAFRLQTLVDAELRVIGTRRDELTTAQKKEMLAIAREALINVAKHARATRVNITLTYLPDAVELQIADNGVGWQTKPSPAPGQGQGLTNMRERAELIGAQLAIQAEPNQGTIVRVTAPLTRQKEQDGAANSTR, encoded by the coding sequence GTGGGCGAATTCTTTCAACTCAATCGCGAGATTGTATTTTTCATATACGGTCAGGCGTTCTTTGTGCTGGGCTTGGCGGTCGCGCTGCAATCGTTCAAGCATAGCGAGATCGCGTTGGCGCGACATCTGGGATTGCTCGCACTCTTTGGGATCGTGCACGGCGTCTACGAGTGGGGCGCGGTGTTCATTCCGATTCAACGCGCATATCTCTCCCCCGATGGAATCAACGCGCTCCGCTTGGTGCGTTTGCTCTTGGAAGCGATTTCGTTTTTTGCCTTGTTCCAGTTCGGCGTCGCGTTGAGCATGCCCAGCGCGCGCGCCGCGCCGCTGGGACTGTTTACGCTGTGGGCGCTGGTGGGCGCGGGCGCGCTCATCGTCGCGCCAATGGACTGGACGGAATCGTTCGATCTCGGCGATATTCTCGCGCGCTACTTGCTCGGCGTGCCCGGCGCGTTTGCCGCCGCGTGGGGCTTGAACCTCCAAGCGCGCCAAGCGCAACGCATGAACCTCGCGCGCATCGCGCGCTATTTTCGCGGCGCGGCATTCGCGTTCGCGGGGTACGGATTTCTCTGCGCCATCACACCGCGCGCGAATTTTTTCCCGGCATCGGTCCTGAATTACGATCTGTTCAATCAAAACCTGGGTGTCTCCGCCGCCGTCTTTCGCGCGCTGTGCGGCATTTCGATCGCGTACCTCATCATTCGCGGCTTGGAAATTTTCAGCGTCGAGACGGAGCACCAGTTGGAAGAAGCCGCGCAAACGCGCGCGGTCTCGGCGGACCGCGAGCGGATCGGGCGCGAACTCCACGATGGCATCATTCAAGCGTTGTACGGCGCGGGGCTAATGCTCGAAGATGCCGCGTTGTCGCTCGACGGGCACGCGCCGCCGGCGAAAGAAAAAATCAATCACGTCATCGGCATGTTGAATCAAACGATTCGCGACCTGCGTAGTTACATTCTCGACTTGCGGCGCGAGACCGGCGCGACCGATTGCGCCGCCGATCTCGGCGAACTCGCGCGCGCGTTTCGTTTGCAAACACTGGTTGACGCCGAGTTGCGCGTCATCGGTACGCGTCGCGATGAACTGACCACGGCGCAGAAAAAAGAAATGCTCGCGATTGCGCGTGAAGCATTGATCAACGTCGCCAAGCACGCGCGCGCCACGCGGGTCAACATCACGTTGACGTACCTTCCAGACGCGGTCGAACTGCAAATCGCGGACAACGGCGTCGGCTGGCAGACCAAACCCAGTCCTGCGCCCGGGCAGGGACAGGGTTTGACGAATATGCGCGAACGCGCCGAGCTCATCGGCGCGCAGCTGGCGATTCAGGCAGAACCTAATCAGGGCACGATAGTGCGCGTGACGGCGCCGCTCACGCGCCAGAAGGAACAGGATGGCGCTGCGAATTCTACTCGTTGA
- a CDS encoding response regulator transcription factor translates to MALRILLVDDHEVVRIGLRTLLARHADFEIVDEACNAMQAIEKAARLKPDVALLDIRLPDQSGIEACRAIIAQSPQTRVVMLTSYAEDEMLFDAIAAGASGYVLKQIGSGALVDALLAVGRGESLVDPTLMQKVFARVRETARRAETHAFAKLNEQEIKILAHIAAGKTNREIAAAVFLSEKTVRNYVSAILSKLNLATRAHAAAYAVTHRIGDYVRAE, encoded by the coding sequence ATGGCGCTGCGAATTCTACTCGTTGACGATCACGAAGTTGTACGGATCGGTTTGCGAACTCTGCTCGCGCGCCACGCCGATTTTGAAATCGTGGACGAAGCGTGTAACGCAATGCAAGCCATCGAAAAAGCGGCGCGGCTCAAGCCGGACGTGGCGTTGCTGGACATTCGCCTGCCCGATCAGAGCGGCATCGAAGCGTGTCGCGCGATCATCGCGCAATCGCCGCAGACGCGCGTGGTGATGCTTACGTCCTACGCCGAAGACGAAATGCTGTTCGATGCGATTGCCGCCGGCGCGTCGGGCTATGTGCTCAAACAAATCGGCAGTGGCGCGCTCGTGGACGCGCTGCTCGCGGTCGGGCGCGGCGAATCGTTGGTGGATCCGACGTTGATGCAAAAAGTGTTTGCGCGCGTCCGCGAGACGGCGCGCCGCGCGGAGACGCACGCGTTCGCCAAATTGAACGAACAAGAAATCAAAATTCTCGCGCACATCGCGGCAGGCAAGACGAATCGCGAAATTGCTGCCGCCGTTTTCCTCAGCGAAAAGACTGTCCGCAATTATGTCAGCGCGATCCTCAGCAAATTGAATCTCGCCACGCGCGCCCACGCCGCGGCGTACGCGGTGACACATCGCATCGGCGACTATGTGCGCGCGGAGTAG
- the chrA gene encoding chromate efflux transporter has product MLPPVPLAKRRDLFDVAALFLKLGLTAFGGPAAHIAMLRAETVHRRKWVDEQRFLDLLGMVNLIPGPSSTELAISLGFVRAGWRGLILGGVCFILPAMLLVLALAWMYVQVGALPQVGAVLYGIKPGVIAIILQALWNLGRTAVKGWLTSVVGVVVFVAYLLGANELVLLIAGGLVVMASRNLGRVGRAQLVYLPALGSASLLGLVATPFSLGVLFLTFLKIGAVLFGSGYVLLAFLRADFVLRLGWLTDQQLIDAIAIGQVTPGPVFTTATFIGYLVGGLPGALLATLAIFLPSFIYVAIIYPLVPRLRGSTWAGGFLDGVNIAALGLMAAVTLHLARAALVDPLSVGLALAALLLMFRFQVNPTWVIGLGASIGLITGLWRGG; this is encoded by the coding sequence ATGCTACCTCCTGTGCCTCTCGCAAAACGACGCGATCTGTTCGATGTCGCCGCGCTATTTCTGAAACTCGGTTTGACTGCATTCGGTGGACCCGCCGCGCACATCGCGATGTTGCGCGCTGAGACCGTGCATCGCCGCAAGTGGGTGGACGAACAACGCTTTCTCGATCTGCTCGGCATGGTCAATCTCATCCCCGGACCGAGTTCCACCGAGTTGGCGATCAGTCTCGGTTTTGTGCGCGCGGGTTGGCGCGGCTTGATTCTTGGCGGCGTGTGTTTTATCCTCCCCGCGATGCTGCTCGTTCTCGCGCTGGCTTGGATGTACGTGCAAGTGGGTGCGCTGCCCCAGGTTGGTGCGGTGTTGTACGGCATCAAGCCGGGCGTGATCGCGATCATCCTTCAAGCATTGTGGAATCTGGGACGAACCGCGGTCAAGGGTTGGCTGACCAGTGTCGTGGGGGTTGTCGTTTTTGTCGCGTACCTGCTCGGCGCAAATGAACTCGTGTTGTTGATCGCCGGTGGATTGGTCGTGATGGCAAGCCGAAACCTGGGACGCGTCGGGCGCGCGCAGCTGGTTTATTTGCCAGCATTGGGCAGTGCGTCGCTTCTCGGACTGGTTGCGACGCCGTTCAGTTTGGGTGTACTGTTTCTGACTTTTCTCAAAATCGGCGCGGTGTTGTTTGGCAGTGGCTATGTCTTGCTGGCTTTTCTCCGCGCGGATTTTGTCCTGCGCCTGGGTTGGCTCACCGACCAACAATTGATTGATGCCATCGCAATTGGGCAAGTGACGCCCGGTCCGGTTTTTACCACGGCGACTTTTATCGGTTATCTCGTCGGTGGTCTCCCTGGCGCGTTGTTGGCGACGCTGGCTATTTTTCTTCCATCCTTCATTTACGTGGCGATCATTTATCCACTCGTTCCGCGTCTGCGCGGTTCGACATGGGCAGGTGGATTTCTCGATGGCGTCAATATTGCCGCGCTCGGGTTGATGGCGGCGGTCACGCTCCACCTCGCGCGCGCCGCGTTAGTTGACCCGCTCTCGGTTGGATTGGCGCTCGCGGCACTGCTCCTCATGTTTCGATTTCAAGTCAATCCGACGTGGGTGATCGGATTGGGGGCAAGCATCGGACTGATTACCGGATTGTGGCGCGGCGGATGA
- a CDS encoding deoxyguanosinetriphosphate triphosphohydrolase: MFVSREELEQLELARLAPYGMPSRASRGRKYPDPEHPYRTAFQRDRDRIIHTTAFRRLEYKTQVFVNYEGDYYRTRLTHSLEVAQIGKTFARALGANEDLTEAICLAHDLGHPPFGHSGGDTLNALMKEHGGFDHQVQSLRIIEELEERYDDYPGLNLTYEVREGIAKHETEYDVVNPTEYNPLEAATIEAQFASAADETAYSTADLDDGLRAGILDPRDLPTIEFWQEWCAQTGACEDRFTDLMRHRFVRWLVNLQVTDFVTTTDARLRAKQIDSVAALRAVGKPITAFSDEVTRKNRVLKDYLMENFYRHYRVARMAAKAEQVLEGLFTVFMENPRVLPKSVRAKVNLRPLPRVVCDYIAGMTDRFALQEYLRLFDPGVQV, translated from the coding sequence ATGTTTGTCTCGCGTGAAGAATTGGAACAACTCGAACTGGCGCGCCTCGCGCCCTACGGCATGCCCAGCCGCGCTTCGCGCGGACGTAAATATCCCGACCCCGAACACCCCTATCGCACCGCGTTCCAACGCGACCGCGACCGGATCATTCACACGACCGCGTTTCGCCGGCTCGAATACAAGACCCAGGTGTTTGTCAATTACGAAGGCGACTATTATCGTACGCGGCTCACACACTCGCTCGAAGTCGCGCAGATCGGCAAGACCTTTGCGCGCGCGCTCGGCGCGAACGAAGACCTCACCGAAGCGATTTGTCTCGCGCACGATCTCGGTCATCCGCCGTTCGGTCACTCGGGCGGCGATACGCTCAACGCATTGATGAAAGAACACGGCGGGTTCGATCATCAAGTTCAATCGCTCCGCATCATCGAGGAATTGGAAGAACGCTATGACGATTATCCTGGCTTGAATCTCACGTACGAAGTGCGCGAAGGGATTGCCAAGCACGAAACCGAGTACGATGTTGTGAATCCCACCGAGTACAATCCGCTCGAAGCCGCGACGATTGAAGCGCAATTTGCGAGTGCGGCGGACGAAACCGCGTACAGCACCGCCGATCTCGACGACGGCTTGCGCGCCGGTATTCTCGATCCGCGCGATCTGCCCACGATCGAGTTTTGGCAAGAGTGGTGCGCGCAAACCGGCGCGTGCGAAGATCGTTTTACGGATTTAATGCGCCACCGCTTTGTCCGCTGGCTGGTCAATTTGCAAGTGACTGATTTCGTGACGACGACCGATGCGCGGTTGCGCGCAAAGCAAATTGATTCGGTCGCCGCGTTGCGCGCGGTGGGCAAGCCGATCACGGCGTTTTCCGACGAGGTGACGCGCAAGAATCGTGTGCTCAAAGATTATCTGATGGAAAATTTCTATCGCCACTATCGCGTCGCGCGCATGGCGGCGAAAGCCGAGCAAGTGCTGGAGGGTTTGTTCACGGTGTTTATGGAAAACCCACGTGTGCTACCCAAGTCGGTGCGCGCCAAAGTCAACCTTCGCCCCTTGCCGCGCGTCGTGTGCGATTACATCGCCGGCATGACCGACCGTTTCGCGCTGCAAGAGTACCTGCGTCTGTTCGACCCAGGTGTTCAGGTTTGA